A part of Winslowiella toletana genomic DNA contains:
- the hldE gene encoding bifunctional D-glycero-beta-D-manno-heptose-7-phosphate kinase/D-glycero-beta-D-manno-heptose 1-phosphate adenylyltransferase HldE — protein sequence MKVTLPDFSRAGVLVVGDVMLDRYWYGPTSRISPEAPVPVVKVDNVEERPGGAANVAMNIASLGAGSRLVGLTGVDDAARALSATLNNVNVQCDFVAVPTHPTITKLRILSRNQQLIRLDFEEGFEGVDPQPIHQRISAALPHIGALVLSDYAKGALASVETMIKLARAANVPVLVDPKGTDFARYRGATLLTPNFSEFEAVVGKCKDEAQIVERGMQLIADFELSALLVTRSENGMTLLQPGKAPLHLPTQAQEVFDVTGAGDTVIGVLAATLAAGDTLEEACFMANAAAGVVVGKLGTSTVSTVELENAIRARPETGFGVMDEAQLKHAVEQARKRGEKVVMTNGCFDILHAGHVSYLANARKLGDRLIVAVNSDASTRRLKGESRPVNPLINRMIVLGALEAVDWVIPFEEDTPQRLIADVLPDLLVKGGDYKPEDIAGSKEVWANGGEVRVLNFEDGISTSNIIKTIRSGKS from the coding sequence ATGAAAGTAACACTGCCCGATTTTAGCCGTGCAGGCGTGCTGGTAGTTGGCGATGTGATGTTGGATCGTTACTGGTATGGCCCAACCAGCCGGATTTCCCCGGAAGCACCGGTGCCGGTCGTTAAAGTGGATAACGTTGAAGAGCGTCCGGGCGGCGCGGCTAACGTGGCAATGAATATTGCGTCGCTGGGAGCCGGGTCGCGACTGGTGGGGCTGACCGGTGTCGATGACGCCGCGCGTGCGCTCAGCGCGACGCTGAATAACGTCAATGTGCAGTGCGATTTTGTCGCGGTGCCGACCCATCCGACCATCACCAAATTACGTATCCTTTCACGTAATCAGCAGCTGATTCGCCTCGATTTTGAAGAGGGCTTTGAGGGTGTTGATCCGCAGCCGATCCATCAGCGTATCAGCGCTGCGTTACCGCATATTGGTGCGCTGGTGCTATCAGATTATGCGAAAGGCGCGCTGGCCAGTGTGGAAACCATGATCAAACTGGCGCGTGCGGCAAATGTGCCGGTGCTGGTCGATCCGAAAGGCACCGACTTTGCCCGCTATCGCGGCGCAACGCTGCTGACGCCGAACTTCTCGGAGTTTGAAGCGGTGGTCGGCAAGTGCAAGGATGAGGCGCAGATTGTTGAGCGCGGCATGCAACTGATTGCGGACTTTGAACTGTCGGCGCTGCTGGTGACGCGTTCAGAAAACGGCATGACCCTGTTGCAGCCGGGCAAAGCGCCGCTGCATCTGCCGACTCAGGCGCAGGAAGTGTTTGATGTTACCGGCGCTGGCGATACGGTAATTGGCGTGCTGGCGGCAACGCTGGCGGCCGGAGATACGCTGGAAGAAGCCTGTTTTATGGCTAATGCGGCTGCGGGCGTGGTGGTTGGTAAGCTGGGTACGTCAACCGTCAGCACCGTGGAGCTGGAAAATGCTATTCGTGCGCGTCCGGAAACCGGGTTTGGCGTGATGGATGAAGCGCAGCTGAAACATGCGGTTGAGCAGGCGCGTAAGCGTGGCGAGAAAGTGGTGATGACCAATGGTTGTTTCGATATTCTGCATGCCGGCCATGTCTCTTACCTCGCGAATGCGCGCAAGCTGGGCGATCGTCTGATCGTGGCGGTAAACAGCGATGCGTCGACCAGACGTCTGAAAGGCGAAAGCCGTCCGGTTAACCCGCTGATCAATCGTATGATCGTGCTGGGTGCGCTGGAAGCGGTGGACTGGGTTATTCCGTTTGAAGAGGATACGCCACAGCGTTTAATCGCTGATGTGTTGCCGGACCTGCTGGTAAAAGGCGGCGACTATAAACCGGAAGATATCGCAGGCAGCAAAGAGGTGTGGGCGAACGGCGGTGAAGTTCGTGTGCTGAACTTTGAGGACGGTATCTCGACCAGTAACATCATCAAAACCATTCGTTCCGGCAAAAGCTGA
- the glnE gene encoding bifunctional [glutamate--ammonia ligase]-adenylyl-L-tyrosine phosphorylase/[glutamate--ammonia-ligase] adenylyltransferase: MLPLLSQPLPALLLEQAANACERLALPLSQASVQQQAVLAFSDFVSENVAQHPEWWQQLQQATPEPDEWRHYAGWLDQQLTAVSDETSLMRELRLFRRHMLVRIAWMQTLAISSTEQSLQQLSVLAETLIITARDWLYQVCCNDFGTPCNAAGEAQPLLILGMGKLGGGELNFSSDIDLIFSYPENGSTRGGRRELDNAQFFTRLGQRLIKVLDQPTVDGFVYRVDMRLRPFGDSGPLVLSFAALEDYYQEQGRDWERYAMVKARLMGGADDRWSQELHQMLRPFVFRRYIDFSVIQSLRNMKSMIAREVRRRGLTDNIKLGAGGIRETEFIVQVFQLIRGGRERSLQLRSLLPVLRSIGELNLLSASQLSQLHDGYLFLRRVENLLQSIADEQTQTLPADELNRTRLAWAMGFSDWQALHARLDRHMAAVRAIFDELIGDDTPDIDEQQDAADYGVLWQDTLDEAELAPLVPHLDDIGRHSLLREINDFRKDVDKRTIGPRGRQALDQLMPRLLSEVCPRDDAAITLSRLTPLLLGVVTRSTYLELLTEFHGALKHLISLCAASPMLASQLARHPLLLDELLDPATLYQPTATDAYRDELRQYLLRIPEDDEEQQLEALRQFKQAQHLRIAAADIAETLPVMKVSDHLTWLAEAIIESVVQQAWNMMVQRYGAPAHLTQGGERGFAVVGYGKLGGWELGYSSDLDLVFLHDCPVDAVTIGERSIDGRQFYLRLAQRIMHLFSTRTSSGILYEVDARLRPSGAAGMLVSTFDAFDDYQRNEAWTWEHQALVRARIVYGEPQLSRRFDDIRRGILCLPRDAEQLKTEVREMREKMRAHLGSKHRGRWDIKADAGGITDIEFITQYLVLRYASQQPKLTRWSDNVRILELLSAYGKMEEAEAKALTTAYVTLRDELHHLALQALPGHVDDELFSEARQEVTASWQRWFDHPQG, translated from the coding sequence ATGTTGCCTTTGTTATCACAACCATTGCCCGCATTATTGCTGGAGCAGGCTGCAAACGCCTGCGAACGGCTGGCGCTGCCGTTATCTCAAGCCAGCGTGCAGCAGCAGGCGGTGCTGGCGTTCAGTGATTTCGTCAGTGAAAACGTGGCTCAGCATCCGGAGTGGTGGCAACAGCTGCAACAGGCGACGCCTGAGCCTGACGAGTGGCGACACTATGCTGGCTGGCTGGATCAACAGCTGACAGCCGTCAGTGATGAAACCAGTCTGATGCGCGAACTGCGGCTGTTTCGTCGTCATATGCTGGTGCGAATCGCCTGGATGCAGACGCTGGCGATCAGCAGCACCGAGCAGTCGCTGCAACAGCTCAGCGTGCTGGCGGAAACCCTGATTATCACCGCGCGCGACTGGTTATATCAGGTCTGCTGCAACGATTTTGGCACCCCCTGTAATGCTGCTGGTGAAGCGCAACCGCTGCTGATTTTAGGCATGGGTAAACTGGGCGGTGGCGAGCTGAACTTCTCCTCCGATATTGACCTGATCTTCTCTTATCCGGAAAACGGCAGCACACGCGGTGGGCGCCGTGAGCTGGACAATGCGCAGTTCTTTACCCGTCTTGGCCAGCGACTGATTAAAGTGCTCGATCAACCGACGGTCGATGGTTTTGTCTATCGCGTGGATATGCGTTTGCGTCCGTTTGGCGACAGCGGTCCACTGGTGCTGAGCTTTGCGGCGCTGGAGGACTACTACCAGGAGCAGGGGCGTGACTGGGAGCGCTATGCGATGGTGAAAGCGCGGCTGATGGGCGGCGCAGACGATCGCTGGAGCCAGGAATTGCACCAGATGCTGCGGCCATTTGTTTTTCGTCGCTATATCGATTTCAGCGTGATTCAGTCGCTGCGCAATATGAAAAGTATGATAGCGCGTGAAGTACGACGTCGCGGACTGACCGACAACATTAAACTGGGCGCTGGCGGCATCCGTGAAACCGAATTTATCGTGCAGGTTTTTCAGCTGATTCGTGGTGGACGTGAGCGCTCGCTACAGCTGCGCTCTTTGCTGCCTGTGCTCCGGTCGATTGGTGAACTGAATCTGTTATCGGCTTCGCAGCTTAGCCAGCTGCATGATGGTTACCTGTTTTTACGTCGTGTGGAAAATCTGCTGCAAAGTATCGCCGACGAACAGACCCAAACGTTACCCGCTGATGAGCTGAACCGTACGCGGCTGGCCTGGGCGATGGGCTTTAGCGACTGGCAGGCGCTGCATGCCAGGCTGGATCGGCACATGGCGGCGGTGCGGGCGATTTTTGATGAGTTAATTGGCGATGACACGCCGGACATTGATGAACAGCAGGATGCCGCCGATTACGGCGTGTTGTGGCAGGATACGCTGGATGAAGCCGAACTGGCGCCGCTGGTGCCACATCTGGACGATATCGGCCGCCACAGCCTGCTGCGCGAAATTAATGATTTCCGCAAGGATGTGGATAAACGCACCATCGGGCCGCGTGGCCGTCAGGCGCTGGATCAACTGATGCCGCGTCTGCTCAGTGAAGTCTGTCCGCGCGATGATGCGGCGATTACCCTGAGCCGCCTGACGCCACTGCTGCTTGGCGTGGTGACCCGCAGCACCTATCTGGAGCTGCTGACCGAATTCCACGGCGCGCTGAAGCATCTGATTAGCCTGTGCGCCGCATCGCCGATGCTGGCCAGCCAGCTGGCGCGCCATCCGTTGCTACTGGACGAACTGCTTGATCCCGCCACTCTGTATCAGCCTACAGCTACCGACGCTTATCGCGATGAGTTGCGCCAGTATCTGCTGCGTATCCCGGAAGATGATGAAGAGCAGCAGCTGGAAGCGCTGCGCCAATTTAAGCAGGCACAGCATCTGCGCATTGCGGCGGCGGATATTGCGGAAACGTTGCCGGTAATGAAGGTCAGCGATCATCTCACCTGGCTGGCGGAAGCGATTATCGAATCGGTAGTGCAGCAGGCGTGGAATATGATGGTGCAGCGTTATGGCGCGCCTGCGCATCTGACGCAGGGCGGTGAGCGCGGTTTTGCCGTGGTGGGCTATGGCAAGCTGGGCGGCTGGGAGCTGGGATACAGTTCCGATCTCGACTTAGTGTTTCTGCATGACTGTCCGGTAGATGCGGTGACCATTGGCGAACGCAGTATCGATGGCCGCCAGTTCTATCTGCGTCTGGCGCAACGAATTATGCATCTGTTTAGCACCCGTACTTCGTCCGGTATTCTGTATGAGGTGGATGCGCGTCTGCGTCCGTCTGGCGCGGCGGGTATGCTGGTCAGTACGTTTGACGCTTTTGATGATTATCAGCGCAATGAGGCCTGGACCTGGGAGCATCAGGCGCTGGTGCGCGCCCGGATAGTCTATGGTGAGCCGCAACTTAGCCGCCGTTTTGATGATATCCGGCGCGGTATTCTCTGCCTGCCGCGCGACGCTGAACAGCTGAAAACCGAAGTGCGTGAGATGCGTGAAAAGATGCGTGCCCATCTTGGCAGTAAGCATCGCGGGCGCTGGGATATCAAAGCTGATGCAGGAGGTATCACGGATATTGAATTCATTACGCAATATCTTGTCTTACGTTACGCTTCACAACAGCCGAAGTTAACGCGCTGGTCGGATAATGTGCGCATCCTTGAACTGCTGTCAGCGTACGGCAAGATGGAAGAGGCGGAAGCGAAAGCGCTGACCACCGCTTATGTCACATTGCGTGACGAGCTGCATCATCTGGCATTACAGGCGTTGCCGGGGCATGTTGATGACGAGTTGTTCTCTGAGGCGCGTCAGGAAGTTACCGCCAGCTGGCAGCGCTGGTTTGATCATCCGCAGGGATAG
- a CDS encoding inorganic triphosphatase, translating into MTIEIELKFIVLPQAATKLAAQLAAWPHQHTPAVALTNIYYETPDNQLRRWDMGLRIRGFGERYEMTLKTAGQTIGGLHQRPEYNIDLQQPELDISLLPADIWPAGSDLAVLQQQLRALFSTHFQREKWLVSYQNSEIEVAFDQGDVSAGELSEPLHEIELELKSGERDDLLAFAAELAKMGGLRLGSLSKAARGYALKQGKPPLALRPVPVMRVKRKATVEEGMRAAFMLALSQWQYHEELWLQGHSAALSSVQEALETLRQAFSLFGTLVPRKASSDLRQKLTALEEALLEENLDAQNVCFSPLWLDTQLALTNWLATERWRQFIDAKADARLQGSFKRFADIMLGRIAADLKETFAHVHHSGEYQDKATRLMRQLLAVHLLAGAYDNAVVNSWLGSWQQLLQAIRDGQESWLEAHCRQALKQPAFWMNGSVKDRPESE; encoded by the coding sequence ATGACCATCGAAATCGAACTAAAGTTCATTGTATTGCCGCAAGCGGCAACAAAACTTGCCGCACAACTGGCGGCATGGCCACATCAGCACACCCCGGCGGTGGCGCTGACCAATATCTATTATGAGACGCCAGACAATCAGCTGCGGCGCTGGGATATGGGGCTGCGCATCCGTGGCTTTGGCGAACGTTATGAAATGACGTTAAAAACCGCCGGACAGACTATTGGCGGCCTGCATCAGCGCCCGGAATACAATATCGACTTGCAGCAGCCAGAGCTTGATATCAGCCTGCTGCCGGCTGACATCTGGCCCGCGGGCAGCGATCTGGCTGTGTTGCAGCAACAGCTGCGCGCGCTGTTCAGCACCCATTTCCAGCGCGAGAAATGGCTGGTGAGTTATCAGAACAGTGAAATCGAGGTGGCGTTTGATCAGGGCGATGTCTCGGCAGGGGAGCTGAGCGAACCTTTACATGAGATTGAGCTGGAACTGAAAAGTGGCGAACGAGATGACTTGCTGGCCTTTGCTGCTGAGCTGGCCAAAATGGGCGGTTTACGTCTGGGCAGCCTGAGTAAAGCCGCGCGTGGTTATGCGCTTAAGCAGGGCAAACCGCCGCTGGCGTTACGCCCGGTGCCGGTAATGCGCGTGAAGCGTAAGGCAACGGTAGAAGAGGGGATGCGTGCGGCCTTTATGCTGGCGCTCAGTCAGTGGCAGTACCACGAAGAGCTGTGGCTGCAGGGCCATTCGGCAGCGTTAAGCTCCGTGCAGGAAGCGCTGGAAACCCTGCGTCAGGCATTTTCCCTGTTCGGTACGCTGGTGCCGCGCAAAGCCAGCAGCGATTTGCGGCAGAAACTGACCGCGCTGGAAGAGGCGTTGCTGGAAGAGAATCTGGATGCGCAAAACGTCTGTTTCAGTCCGCTCTGGCTGGATACCCAGTTAGCGCTTACTAACTGGCTGGCAACTGAACGCTGGCGCCAGTTTATCGATGCCAAAGCGGATGCCAGACTGCAAGGCTCCTTTAAGCGCTTTGCCGATATTATGCTGGGGCGTATCGCTGCGGATCTGAAAGAGACCTTTGCCCATGTCCACCATTCTGGCGAATACCAGGATAAAGCGACGCGCCTGATGCGCCAGCTGTTAGCGGTACATTTGTTAGCTGGCGCCTACGACAACGCGGTGGTGAATAGCTGGCTGGGCAGCTGGCAGCAGCTGTTGCAGGCGATTCGCGATGGCCAGGAGAGCTGGCTGGAAGCCCATTGCCGTCAGGCGCTGAAGCAACCGGCATTCTGGATGAACGGCAGCGTAAAAGATCGTCCGGAAAGCGAGTAA
- a CDS encoding TIGR04211 family SH3 domain-containing protein: MKKSQLIGLTLLTFTVALSAHAEEKRYISDELSTWVRSGPSDDYRLVGSVNAGEEVTLLQTNDSSKYGQIRDANGRTTWIPLAQLSAQPSLRTRVPELEQQVKDLTDKLANIDGSWNQRTADMQKKVSASDSVIDGLKDENQKLKNELVVAQKKVSAANVQLDDKQRTIIMQWFMYGGGVAGVGLLLGLLLPHMIPRRKKNDRWMN; the protein is encoded by the coding sequence ATGAAGAAATCACAGCTTATTGGCCTGACTTTGCTCACTTTTACCGTCGCCCTTTCCGCTCACGCTGAAGAGAAACGTTACATTTCCGATGAGCTTTCCACCTGGGTTCGCAGTGGCCCGAGTGACGATTACCGCCTGGTGGGAAGCGTCAATGCAGGCGAAGAAGTGACGCTGTTGCAGACCAACGACAGCAGCAAGTATGGTCAGATTCGCGATGCCAATGGCCGCACCACCTGGATCCCGCTGGCGCAGCTGAGCGCGCAACCGAGCCTGCGCACCCGGGTGCCGGAATTAGAGCAACAAGTGAAAGATCTGACCGACAAGCTGGCCAATATTGATGGCAGCTGGAATCAGCGCACCGCCGATATGCAGAAAAAAGTCTCGGCCAGTGATAGCGTGATCGACGGGCTGAAAGATGAAAATCAGAAACTGAAGAATGAGTTAGTGGTGGCGCAGAAGAAAGTGAGCGCCGCCAATGTGCAGCTGGATGATAAGCAGCGCACCATTATTATGCAGTGGTTTATGTATGGCGGCGGCGTGGCGGGCGTCGGTCTGCTGCTGGGTCTGTTGCTGCCGCATATGATCCCACGTCGTAAAAAGAACGATCGCTGGATGAACTAA
- a CDS encoding multifunctional CCA addition/repair protein: protein MKTYLVGGAVRDGLLKLPIKDRDWVVVGATPQAMLDQGYQQVGRDFPVFLHPASREEYALARTERKSGKGYTGFVTDFSADVTLEQDLLRRDLTINAIARDEHGEYIDPCGGRADLEQRLLRHVSAAFNEDPLRVLRVARFAARFAHLGFRIADETMLLMQQMAASGELAELTAERVWKETENALQSPNPQVYFQVLRDCQALAVLFPEIDNLYGVPAPVKWHPEIDTGVHTLMTLAIAAQLSPEVDIRFATLCHDVGKALTPPEKWPSHPGHGPAGVPIVAALCQRLRVPNAARDLAMLVAEFHDLVHGVQNHAPETLIQLFDRIDGWRKPQRVEQIALTSEADARGRTGFESNPYPQGDYLREAFQVALAVSSKAVVAEGFTGPAVREELTRRRVAALAAWKAG, encoded by the coding sequence GTGAAAACTTACCTTGTCGGTGGCGCGGTACGCGATGGACTGCTTAAGCTGCCGATCAAAGACAGAGACTGGGTGGTGGTCGGCGCCACGCCGCAAGCCATGCTGGATCAGGGTTATCAACAGGTAGGCCGTGATTTTCCGGTATTTCTGCATCCTGCCAGCCGTGAAGAGTATGCGCTGGCGCGCACCGAACGTAAGTCAGGCAAAGGCTACACCGGTTTTGTCACCGACTTTTCCGCCGACGTAACGCTTGAGCAGGATTTACTGCGCCGCGACCTGACGATTAACGCCATTGCTCGTGATGAGCATGGCGAATATATCGATCCCTGTGGTGGCCGTGCTGACCTCGAGCAGCGTCTGCTACGCCATGTTTCTGCCGCCTTTAACGAAGATCCGCTGCGTGTGCTGCGTGTGGCGCGTTTCGCCGCCCGCTTTGCCCATCTTGGCTTCCGGATTGCCGATGAAACCATGCTGTTAATGCAGCAGATGGCCGCCAGCGGTGAACTGGCCGAACTGACCGCCGAGCGGGTGTGGAAAGAGACGGAAAACGCCCTGCAGTCACCCAATCCGCAGGTCTATTTCCAGGTGCTGCGCGACTGCCAGGCGCTGGCAGTGCTGTTCCCGGAAATCGATAATCTGTATGGCGTACCGGCGCCGGTGAAATGGCATCCGGAAATCGATACCGGCGTACATACGCTGATGACACTGGCGATTGCCGCCCAGCTCAGCCCGGAAGTGGATATCCGTTTTGCCACTCTGTGTCATGATGTTGGCAAGGCGCTGACGCCGCCGGAGAAATGGCCCAGCCACCCCGGTCACGGCCCTGCAGGTGTACCGATCGTGGCTGCACTGTGCCAGCGTCTGCGCGTGCCGAACGCAGCGCGCGACCTGGCAATGCTGGTCGCTGAGTTTCACGATCTGGTGCATGGCGTGCAGAACCATGCGCCCGAAACGCTGATCCAGCTATTTGACCGGATTGATGGCTGGCGCAAACCGCAGCGTGTGGAGCAGATCGCTCTGACCAGTGAGGCAGATGCGCGTGGACGCACCGGTTTTGAAAGCAATCCTTATCCGCAGGGTGACTATCTGCGTGAAGCTTTTCAGGTGGCGTTAGCGGTTTCCAGTAAAGCGGTGGTTGCAGAAGGCTTTACAGGCCCGGCAGTGCGGGAAGAGTTGACGCGCAGAAGAGTGGCGGCGCTAGCGGCGTGGAAAGCAGGATAA
- the bacA gene encoding undecaprenyl-diphosphate phosphatase: MADIHQLWVAAILGIVEGLTEFLPVSSTGHMIIVGHLLGFEGQKAETFEVVIQLGSILAVVVMFWRRLFGLIGIHFGGKPVKHEGTGKGHLTLIHILLGMAPAVVIGLVLHDQIKSLFNPINVMYALVVGGVLLLAAEFLKPKKPKAEGVDDITWRQAFMIGCFQCLALWPGFSRSGATISGGMLMGVSRYAASEFSFILAVPMMMGATVLDLYKSMGFLTMADMPMFAVGFVTAFIVALIAIKAFLHIIKRISFVPFAIYRFILAAAVYMVFV; the protein is encoded by the coding sequence ATGGCAGATATTCATCAGCTTTGGGTGGCAGCAATCCTCGGGATTGTTGAGGGGCTTACCGAGTTTCTTCCAGTCTCATCCACCGGTCATATGATCATTGTCGGCCATTTGTTGGGATTTGAAGGGCAGAAAGCTGAAACGTTTGAGGTGGTGATTCAGCTGGGTTCGATTCTTGCGGTAGTGGTGATGTTCTGGCGCCGGTTGTTTGGTCTGATTGGTATTCACTTTGGTGGCAAACCGGTTAAACATGAGGGAACCGGCAAAGGGCATCTGACGCTGATCCATATTCTGCTGGGGATGGCTCCAGCAGTGGTGATTGGTCTGGTGCTGCATGACCAAATCAAATCGCTGTTTAATCCGATTAATGTGATGTATGCACTGGTGGTCGGCGGTGTGCTGCTGCTGGCGGCCGAATTCCTGAAGCCGAAGAAACCTAAGGCGGAAGGGGTTGATGATATTACCTGGCGTCAGGCGTTTATGATTGGTTGCTTCCAGTGTCTGGCGTTATGGCCGGGCTTCTCACGCTCTGGCGCCACCATCTCCGGCGGGATGCTGATGGGGGTCAGCCGCTATGCCGCCTCAGAGTTCTCATTTATTTTGGCGGTGCCGATGATGATGGGCGCGACGGTGCTGGATCTCTATAAGAGCATGGGCTTCCTCACCATGGCTGATATGCCGATGTTTGCCGTCGGTTTTGTCACCGCGTTTATTGTCGCGCTGATCGCCATTAAGGCCTTCCTGCATATCATCAAACGTATTTCGTTTGTGCCATTCGCTATCTATCGCTTTATTCTGGCGGCAGCGGTTTATATGGTGTTTGTCTAG
- the folB gene encoding bifunctional dihydroneopterin aldolase/7,8-dihydroneopterin epimerase — MDIVFIEQLTVITTIGVYDWEQTIQQKLVFDVEMAWDNRKAAASDDVNDCLSYADVSEAIISHVANGKFALVERVAEEVASLLLSRFASPWVRIKVSKPGAVAQAAQVGVLIERGTNLK, encoded by the coding sequence ATGGATATCGTATTTATTGAGCAACTGACCGTCATCACCACTATTGGTGTTTATGACTGGGAACAGACCATTCAGCAGAAGTTAGTGTTCGATGTCGAAATGGCGTGGGATAACCGTAAAGCGGCCGCCAGCGATGATGTTAACGACTGTCTGAGCTACGCCGACGTCTCGGAAGCGATTATCTCCCACGTCGCGAACGGCAAATTTGCGCTGGTGGAACGTGTAGCGGAAGAGGTCGCTTCATTACTGTTGTCGCGTTTCGCTTCGCCTTGGGTGCGGATCAAAGTGAGTAAACCCGGAGCGGTAGCGCAGGCGGCGCAGGTTGGCGTATTAATTGAACGCGGGACTAATCTGAAATAA
- the plsY gene encoding glycerol-3-phosphate 1-O-acyltransferase PlsY → MSAIAPGMIIFAYLCGSISSAILVCRLAGLPDPRLSGSGNPGATNVLRIGGKGAAAAVLVFDVLKGMLPVWLAYFLGVSPVFLGLTGIAACLGHIYPLFFHFKGGKGVATALGAIAPIGWDLTGLMTGTWLLTVLLSGYSSLGAIISALIAPFYVWWFKPQFTFPVAMLSCLILLRHHDNIQRLWRGQETRIWKRKKGKNKKSA, encoded by the coding sequence ATGAGTGCAATCGCGCCTGGTATGATCATTTTCGCGTATCTGTGCGGCTCCATTTCCAGTGCGATTTTGGTTTGTCGCCTCGCAGGTTTACCCGATCCTCGCCTTAGCGGTTCCGGTAACCCCGGCGCCACCAATGTGCTGCGAATCGGTGGTAAAGGCGCCGCTGCTGCAGTGCTGGTGTTTGATGTACTGAAGGGAATGTTGCCGGTATGGCTGGCTTACTTCCTTGGCGTCTCACCGGTTTTCCTTGGCCTGACCGGCATTGCCGCCTGCCTTGGCCATATCTACCCGCTGTTCTTCCATTTTAAAGGCGGTAAAGGGGTTGCGACGGCGCTGGGCGCGATTGCGCCCATCGGCTGGGATTTGACCGGCCTGATGACCGGCACCTGGCTGCTGACCGTGCTGCTCAGCGGTTACTCTTCGCTCGGCGCGATTATCAGCGCGCTGATCGCCCCTTTCTACGTCTGGTGGTTTAAGCCGCAGTTCACCTTTCCGGTGGCGATGCTCTCCTGCCTGATACTGTTACGTCATCATGACAATATTCAGCGTCTGTGGCGCGGTCAGGAAACCCGCATCTGGAAGAGAAAGAAGGGTAAAAACAAAAAATCCGCATAA
- the tsaD gene encoding tRNA (adenosine(37)-N6)-threonylcarbamoyltransferase complex transferase subunit TsaD: MRVLGIETSCDETGIAIYDDINGLLANQLYSQVKLHADYGGVVPELASRDHVRKTVPLIQAALQEAGLTAQDIDGVAYTAGPGLVGALLVGATIGRSLAFAWGVPAVPVHHMEGHLLAPMLEDNPPAFPFVALLVSGGHTQLISVTGVGEYTLLGESVDDAAGEAFDKTAKLLGLDYPGGPLLAKMAQQGQAGRFTFPRPMTDRPGMDFSFSGLKTFAANTIRENSADAQTHADIARAFEDAVVDTLAIKCKRALEHTGYQRLVIAGGVSANRTLRSKLAEMMQARGGEVFYARPEFCTDNGAMIAYAGMVRLKGGTRGELSVTVRPRWPLAELPAI; the protein is encoded by the coding sequence ATGCGTGTACTGGGAATTGAAACATCCTGCGATGAAACCGGCATCGCAATTTATGATGATATCAACGGTCTGCTGGCTAACCAGCTGTATAGTCAGGTAAAACTGCATGCGGATTATGGCGGTGTGGTGCCAGAACTGGCCTCGCGCGATCATGTGCGTAAGACCGTGCCGCTGATTCAGGCGGCATTGCAAGAGGCCGGACTGACGGCGCAGGATATCGATGGCGTCGCTTATACCGCAGGCCCTGGTCTGGTCGGCGCGCTGCTGGTCGGCGCGACCATTGGTCGCTCGCTGGCGTTTGCCTGGGGCGTGCCTGCGGTGCCGGTACATCATATGGAAGGTCACTTGCTGGCGCCAATGCTGGAAGATAATCCCCCGGCGTTTCCTTTTGTGGCGCTGCTGGTTTCTGGCGGACACACCCAGCTGATTAGCGTGACCGGCGTGGGTGAATACACCCTGCTGGGCGAATCAGTGGATGATGCCGCTGGTGAAGCCTTCGATAAAACCGCCAAGCTGTTAGGGCTGGATTATCCCGGCGGACCGCTGCTGGCGAAAATGGCGCAGCAGGGACAGGCCGGACGCTTTACCTTTCCACGTCCGATGACCGATCGTCCGGGGATGGATTTCAGCTTCTCGGGGCTGAAAACCTTCGCGGCGAACACCATCCGTGAAAACAGTGCTGATGCGCAGACGCATGCCGATATCGCCCGTGCCTTTGAAGACGCGGTTGTGGATACGCTGGCGATTAAGTGTAAGCGCGCGCTGGAGCATACCGGCTATCAACGGCTGGTGATTGCGGGTGGCGTCAGTGCTAACCGCACGCTGCGCAGTAAACTGGCGGAGATGATGCAGGCGCGGGGCGGCGAAGTATTTTATGCGCGTCCGGAATTCTGTACCGATAACGGTGCGATGATTGCCTATGCTGGCATGGTGCGGTTAAAAGGCGGCACCCGCGGTGAGCTAAGCGTAACCGTGCGACCGCGCTGGCCGCTGGCTGAGTTGCCAGCCATTTGA
- the rpsU gene encoding 30S ribosomal protein S21 — MPVIKVRENEPFDVALRRFKRSCEKAGVLAEVRRREFYEKPTTERKRAKASAVKRHAKKLARENARRTRLY; from the coding sequence ATGCCGGTAATTAAAGTACGTGAAAACGAGCCATTCGACGTAGCACTGCGTCGCTTCAAGCGTTCTTGTGAGAAAGCAGGCGTTCTGGCTGAAGTTCGTCGTCGTGAGTTTTATGAAAAACCTACGACTGAGCGTAAGCGCGCTAAAGCTTCTGCAGTAAAACGCCACGCGAAGAAACTGGCTCGCGAAAACGCACGCCGCACTCGTCTGTACTAA